TTATCCCTGCAAGCGGCTTTTATGAATGGAGAAAAGCTGACGGTAAAAAGGAAAAGTACTTTATTCGCTCTTCAACAGGTAATGTAATATACATGGCAGGACTATACAATAGGTTCATTGACAATACGGGAGCTGTAAATAACAGATTTGTTATTCTGACTACAGATTCAAGCGAGCAGATGTCTTATATACACAGCAGGATGCCTGTAATTTTAAGGCCGGAGGATGCTTTAATCTGGTTTGACAGTAAGTGCAATTGTTTAAAGTTTACAGAGCTTTTTAAACCCTATGGCGGGAATATATTATTGAAGAAAATAGGGTAATTAGATTCAAAAAAGACCCTATAAAACAAGAATCAGTTACTTTTCAGGCCTAATGCCCGTTCTTTAACCATCTGTCTTATAGAGTCTATTTTATGTGGCTTTATGTCTAAAATTCGTCCAGCCTGCAAAAGTTTTTTAAAAAAATTAATTTATCAATGGCAACGCTGGCTTTCCACCAATTTTCACTTATAGCAAATTCCTTTGCAAATCGCTCATTGTTTTCAAACCAGCTCCATGTAATATTCCAAACACTATTCTGAGGCCTTGTATCAATCAGGTAATCCAGCTCTTTTGCTATAATATCCTGGTTATCCTTGTAAAAGACACTTTCAGAAGAATTTATATAATCGGAAGGTCTTTTAGTATAATAAATCCATTTAGATGTATCTCTTTCAATAGAATTATATACAAGCTTTTTTACTTTTTCTGTAAGTGATTTATGGTCTTGTACCGTCAACCCTATTTTTTCTAAAGCGTCAAGCAACACGCAATAACCTTTAACTCCCATTTCTCCATGTTCGTCCACTGTGTTGAGTTTACCGACTATAACGTCGGAAATCCTTAGGGCCTTACTGAATATTTCAGAGTCTTTATCAGCATTCAAAAATATGAAACCCGCAATTTCTGCGGTTAGTCCAATGCCTTCAAAAGCGTTGGCCTCCATGTTGTATGTCCACCAAGGTGCATGTGCATAGTCATCATTAGATGGAATATTGAAATACCACCCATTTTCAGAAAAATAAGCATTACTTCCCAGAAACTTAAATATTCCTCGTATTATCGGATGCTGCTTATCATTAAAACCAATTTCTTTTAAAATATTTATTGCCCTTAATGTTGTATATGGCGATGAATTTGGGTTCCAACTATCTGCTTCAAGGGCATTACCAAACCCGCCGTCATCATTCTGATAAAATTCTAAAGCAGAAAGCACTGCCTCCTTACTGCCGTTTTCAAAGTAATACTGCCAAATTGCTAACTCTATCGGTCTTGAATTACGATACATCCATGCTTTAATCTCTTTGTAGTCTTGTAATGTAAGTTTTTTCACAATATCACCTCTCAAATATTAAAACAGGTATTAAATAAATAGGCACCACCATACGCCGTACTTATCTATCAGTTCCACGCCACATGGGCTAAAAAATAGTTCGCCAAAAGGAGTAATAATTTCGCTACCGTCAAGCAAGGTTTCATATGCCTTATGTAACCTCTTCTCTTGACCTGCTCCAAATTGAATGCAAAATTGCATGGTATTGCCCGTAAGTCTTCTATCTCCGCCGGCACGGGTGGTGTCATGAGCCTCACCAACTGCAATGGCTTGTCCGCAAACATCCAGCTCCCTATGGATAACTGTACCATTTTCATCTACATCCTGAAAACCTATATTTGCATCAAACGCCCTCTTATATAAGTCGAAAGCCTCATCACTTCCCTTGACATAAATTTGAAGAATCGTTCTAAACATATATAACCCTCCCCAGTGTATTTAACACTTTTTTACCCGATACTCAAGTGCTTAGTATTTTTTATATAATACCATTTTCAGTTATTGTTGTATTGTAAAAATCCGACATCACCTGGTTTTATAAGCAAATATTCTTGCATCTACAGTAGATAAGGTGTGATATTTTTTGAAATCTTTAAGTAAATGTGATTGGTCTGTATACCCATACTTGCAAACACTATCGTGAATATTTAAATTTGTGTTATATAAAATATCCTGCCAAAGGTATTGGTAGCGAACAAGTCCTGAAAGTTTTTTGGGCGAAACCCCCACGTACTCTAAAAACAACCTTTCAAGCTGCCTTTGGCTTACTGCCGTGAAACCGGCAAGTTCAGAAATATTGACTGTACCTTTAGACTTTAAAATCTTATAAACAGAATTCATTATATTAGCGTTCTGTTTGTCAAGGTTTATTTTATTAATGAGATATTGTTGAACCTTATCTACTCTATTAAGAAATAACTGATTACTAATCAGTATATCATACAAGTCACGCTTAAAGTTTTTAAAGTAATCTTCAACTACAACGAAGGAATTAAGAACATTTTTCATGGATTCATCGGAAAACAATGGCACGGCCCAGCAATAGAATCTAATGGCAAAGCAAGACGTTGAAGATGTAACATTTTTTGTCTTATCTATAAATGTAGTATCACTTACACCTGCAAAAAAGCCATCAAGCTCGTTTTTATCCATATTAGTGTTAAATACTATATCCATGCATGTGTCAGGTATTACAAGCTTATCTTTTATTTCAGTTGAAGTAAAGCTTGAATAAGGCTTTTGGGTACCCCAAAAACAGCATATGTAGGGTTTGAGTGCTTCACATGGTTGAATTTCAGTATAAGATTCGTCATTTAAAAACGGCTGGGCAGTAATTGGTCGATAGATATTATTTAATTTAAACATTTACTAATCCTTATATGCCTATTTATAGATAGGTAAAATTACGTCGTAAATTCCTCTAAGATGTTAATCATATTATTACTTGTAAAATACCAAAAGTCAATAAAGACAAAAACCAAGGGTTTCAGCTATTCGCTAAAACCCTTGGTTTTTATGTCATAGGTTTACAATAGTATTTCTATTTGTAAGGTAAATTTTTTACAATACCTAGCAAGTACTGCTTCATAATAGCAAAATCGATTGCATCTACAGTGTTGTCACTGTTAAGATCCAAAACTTCAGTGTATGTACGTACGGGGTTCATCAAATACATCTTAAAAGAGGAGAAATCCAAGGCATCAATACTTCCATCATTGTTATAATCTCCATATTTTATTGTAGGAGTACTAGTACCGAAAAAGTTAACTTTTTGCATTTCAGCCCACATAGCTTTTGCTGTTGCTACGCTTCCGGCTGTAGTAGGGTGTATACCATCAGGTAATGTATACTGTGATAAATTCCCACTCCATGTTGGTCTTATGTCAAAGAAATATGTTTCTGGCTTTTGTGCCGCGTTAGCTACTGTAGATTGCATTATCGGTCTTAATGCATCCAATTTTGACTTTAAACCATTTAAATCTCCGTTTGGATCAGGATAGAATAAATAAAATACTTTAACAACGCCATCTGCTTTCATTTGTTTTAATAGATCAGTAACTGCATCTGTTGCATTTTTAATAAAAGGTGTGCTTGCAGTATATGGTGGAGCAGAATAACCTTGTAGACAATCGTTCCCACCACCATCCATTATTACATACTTAACTTTACCAGAATTAATACCATTTCTGTACTGAGAAGGAATGCCATTATTTGCTAGCGTAGATCCGGATACTGTATAGTCTCTAAACCTATCATTTGCACCTAATACACCAGCGTTTCTAGCTTCATTTTCTAAAGCTCTGGTAATTTCACCTGACATCGCGAAGTATGAATCGCCAATAATCATAACGTCACTTCCCTTGATTTGAGTGGTTGCAGCAAAAATAGTTGCGGGTGTAAAACTTGCCGCCATAACAGCCATGATGATAGAAAATAAAAGTAGTTTTTTCATGTTTCTTACCTCCAAAAGATTAATTTTATATATGAATTCACTTTGATACTAAAATTTTAGTACGAGCTTATAGCGAAGAGACAATCTGTTGATATAATTTCATTGAATGCATTCGGTGAATTTCATTTTATATTACATTATATTACATATTAATGATTAAATAAAGAAAAGAATGTAAGAAAATACAAATCATGAATTGGTAACCTTAAGTATGACAAAAAGATATTAAATTTATAATAAGAAGTTTTGGTTGACGTTTTATCTTATTAAAAAAACAAGGGTCTCAGCTAATCGCTGAAACCCTTGTCTTTATTTTGGTGCCGAAGACCGGAATCGAACCGGTACGGTATCGCTACCGCTGGATTTTGAGTCCAGTGCGTCTGCCAGTTTCACCACTTCGGCATACATAATATTTACTGCTTGTATATATTAACACAGAAAATAAGATAACGCAATACTAAAATTTCAAAAACGAATAATTTTTAATAACTATTTAAATCCGCATATTTTCTTTACAATATATGCTAAGTCTTCGTTTTTCTTAAACATATATGTTCCTGAAACAATCTTTCTTGATGCCCTATAGGAATAAACCATATCGGAAAAATCCTTCTCACTTGTTATTACTCCTTTATTAAGAAGCTGTTTCATAACATCAACTGCAGTATTCCCACGTTCAATTTTAATAGCAATGTTCCGTTCATTAGTAACTGTACCTGT
This genomic stretch from Ruminiclostridium cellulolyticum H10 harbors:
- a CDS encoding SOS response-associated peptidase, whose protein sequence is MCGRYAIFTEEENQELRNIVNGINEKLKEKAATMKTGEIFPTDTVPVITDISSDGKKTADLFKWGFPNFKQSSGVIINARSETVHEKPTFKKLLQSSRCIIPASGFYEWRKADGKKEKYFIRSSTGNVIYMAGLYNRFIDNTGAVNNRFVILTTDSSEQMSYIHSRMPVILRPEDALIWFDSKCNCLKFTELFKPYGGNILLKKIG
- a CDS encoding VOC family protein, whose translation is MFRTILQIYVKGSDEAFDLYKRAFDANIGFQDVDENGTVIHRELDVCGQAIAVGEAHDTTRAGGDRRLTGNTMQFCIQFGAGQEKRLHKAYETLLDGSEIITPFGELFFSPCGVELIDKYGVWWCLFI
- a CDS encoding helix-turn-helix domain-containing protein codes for the protein MFKLNNIYRPITAQPFLNDESYTEIQPCEALKPYICCFWGTQKPYSSFTSTEIKDKLVIPDTCMDIVFNTNMDKNELDGFFAGVSDTTFIDKTKNVTSSTSCFAIRFYCWAVPLFSDESMKNVLNSFVVVEDYFKNFKRDLYDILISNQLFLNRVDKVQQYLINKINLDKQNANIMNSVYKILKSKGTVNISELAGFTAVSQRQLERLFLEYVGVSPKKLSGLVRYQYLWQDILYNTNLNIHDSVCKYGYTDQSHLLKDFKKYHTLSTVDARIFAYKTR
- a CDS encoding dockerin type I domain-containing protein, which gives rise to MKKLLLFSIIMAVMAASFTPATIFAATTQIKGSDVMIIGDSYFAMSGEITRALENEARNAGVLGANDRFRDYTVSGSTLANNGIPSQYRNGINSGKVKYVIMDGGGNDCLQGYSAPPYTASTPFIKNATDAVTDLLKQMKADGVVKVFYLFYPDPNGDLNGLKSKLDALRPIMQSTVANAAQKPETYFFDIRPTWSGNLSQYTLPDGIHPTTAGSVATAKAMWAEMQKVNFFGTSTPTIKYGDYNNDGSIDALDFSSFKMYLMNPVRTYTEVLDLNSDNTVDAIDFAIMKQYLLGIVKNLPYK